Proteins encoded together in one Bradyrhizobium sp. CB82 window:
- a CDS encoding cold-shock protein, whose amino-acid sequence MAIGTVKWFNPTKGYGFIKPDDGGPDIFVHISAVEKAGYNALAEGARISYEPKTGRSGKPSAENLRVG is encoded by the coding sequence TTGGCAATAGGTACTGTGAAGTGGTTTAACCCGACCAAAGGATACGGCTTTATCAAACCAGACGATGGAGGCCCGGACATCTTCGTGCACATTAGTGCCGTCGAGAAAGCCGGTTACAATGCCCTCGCGGAGGGCGCCCGAATTAGCTATGAGCCCAAGACCGGCCGCTCCGGGAAACCCTCCGCCGAAAATCTCCGAGTTGGATAG
- a CDS encoding non-ribosomal peptide synthetase yields the protein MDGVTRTATDDRSSKNQFVECLPIDAIMAIDRIAGSDPERVALRVGAGELTYKELRSRSDALARTLQEHGAQGAVVGYLGERDLDWATAVVAILKAASTYLPLDPSLPASRTSFMIEQSRCALIIGPHQLDSLNLLQANSKVAAQFISIEAALRHGQISSVVPSSNEDGLAYILFTSGSTGQPKGAMIERAALNNHLAEKTNALALTRTDCIAQTASHCFDISLWQLLAGLCVGGCIAILDDATLKSPASLLKAIQGYGVTVVQFVPSMLAIFIEYLQSLAAPERALDGLRIISTVGEPLTPGLARAWLALYPRVPILNHYGPTECADGVTHHLVSVPPAPADLYVPIGKPISNLEVYVVDGSRLCNTGEVGEICVSGVGVAAGYVNDDVRTNEAFVPNLFSNDPSFRRLYRTGDLGRIRSDGLLECLGRRDRQVKIRGHRIELGEIEARLSAHHSVRGAVAVASACAGVKLMARDITGVAGDTGSRRLIAYVSAPAELAEGELRNFLAEALPTYMLPERIIHVDRIPLTKNGKVDFGALPDPTSVRPPLPTPFEEPQTGLEAQLRRIWSAVLRIENIGVNDQFISLGGDSLRAMLILGQLQTQLGVRTDFRMVLNGTIRSLAASISGRIDSKPCTAPTYGKLTRSPLTRVQEHLWFLSQLDPSARNYVIQGGLRIRGTIDLAAFNRAWTDVVHSHQALSARFVDEDGPVQLFDAPQCARLELIDASHLTAQQGEELIAELRRTELNGNFDLSQGRLFRARMIRFGSDNHLILITAHEIIIDAWSISVLIRDLRQRYVDAAAFLPENRASLSTYALWEKQHVTPETLSNQRSYWRRQIGDYPPVLSLGTGKARPQTNSYRGASHAVLLGSDLSNQVREFARRHRCTTSTTLLACFKLLLKMYSGQNDIIVGTPHVVRDQPGSTEIVGFFLNMLPIRTAIDVDQSFAVHALRIQDLVSDAIANSAYPFGWMVRDIRLHREAGRSPIFQVMFNMYSEAAEPLGQHELDLTFREFDTGYVKFDLTLYAQDQNDEIALQLAYAEDMFSSDLIVRMVDNLRCLIAACVEKPLAPIKDLSCLSASDVTMLDSLEGSAQPYEVECPLVEAFDQISVSSCSRVAYFGDFGEITFGHLRQRVTAIRSLLQASDVGAGDMVAILVDRSPDVAAAFLAARALQSIVVPISPDYPRHRIEHILRDTQAKLLVHANAADLGFDMPSICLLNLEECDAPAYDFERSDKSSDQGIASLIYTSSSTGNAKGVLIPESAILNRLNWMWRSFRFNSTDVMVIQKSASLVASAWEYFGGLLRGVPALILTQEQLLDPDLLLCMLVRHRVTHLFASPPLLSGLIASQERHPRPTALRLVTSSAEPMPASLPVRWRTHFPDVPLWNFYGATECASNAAIYETSDADNGSSLVPVGRAIDNVKLYVLDAQLKRVPVGAAGELCIAGRCVSAGYWRDQDRTCRCFVPNPYDDGQYSILYRSGDIARISTGGLLEICGRSDNQVKVRGFRIELEEVEAALESHPAIAKAAVVADGMEDHRRLTASVVPARDSLSSGDIVTYLRQTLPSYMIPAAFRLVDSIPVTANGKIDRARLSSVPYREVGPGPSAEPRTREEHILAAIWQDLLGAKRVGIDQNFFDIGGNSLLSVRCVTLARKAGLALTVDQLYRTPTIRELAANGAAVTPDTFPTGGSSLPVTPAISSWNRLAGFGEHFNIGDLFFLPRGLLNIQILERALAHVMDRHEGLRLRIARTDDGLRLTIGPSVAERLVEQIDLVGMTGLEQRKAIESISARRQHMFRFDGQTPLVNVTAFRTSESGDYHLLFLLHHFVADGIGYRLFLEAMDAAYSALASGHAVTGPENIQMLFPWLKRLEHYANSEAPAELSYWEGIDYHQFDLHISDTSSGAASFSEVTARELHYAGLEGRLNEAACRSLWEDQAKYYLEIDKEATARLLNIAARSAQCQDFDVFLAALSGAIGRVFGSYSLWIDSLTSTRGRLFDDLDPSQIIGVISEIVPLPLVLTGTEPRPDRARSIYRQRSALPRSAIGFRAMKFLNRDPAVRSRIDRLPLPRIGLNYRVGLQRHFPRHFLAKDPSPLWIGKDMDEAGVNYLFWFSVGYEAGQLQIETRYNPTQVGYEATRNLCTVLRQELLQTISEF from the coding sequence ATGGATGGCGTGACACGTACGGCTACCGACGATCGATCCAGCAAGAATCAGTTTGTGGAATGTCTGCCGATCGACGCGATCATGGCGATCGACCGCATTGCAGGATCGGATCCAGAGAGGGTTGCGCTGAGGGTCGGCGCGGGCGAACTCACCTACAAGGAGCTGCGATCAAGATCGGATGCCCTCGCAAGGACGTTACAAGAGCATGGCGCTCAGGGCGCGGTCGTCGGCTATTTGGGTGAGCGAGACCTCGACTGGGCGACGGCGGTCGTCGCAATTTTGAAGGCGGCATCAACGTACCTGCCGCTCGATCCATCGTTACCGGCTTCGCGTACATCATTCATGATCGAGCAGAGCCGCTGCGCTTTGATTATTGGCCCACACCAGCTGGATTCGCTCAACCTGTTACAGGCGAATAGCAAAGTCGCCGCGCAATTCATATCCATAGAGGCCGCGTTACGACATGGCCAGATTTCGTCTGTCGTGCCGTCATCGAACGAGGATGGACTCGCCTACATTCTGTTTACGTCTGGTTCGACGGGCCAGCCTAAGGGCGCAATGATCGAGCGCGCAGCCCTAAACAATCATCTGGCGGAGAAAACTAATGCCCTAGCCCTCACTCGGACGGATTGCATCGCGCAGACGGCATCGCATTGTTTTGACATCTCGTTGTGGCAGCTTCTGGCAGGGCTTTGCGTCGGAGGCTGCATCGCGATCCTTGATGATGCGACATTGAAATCGCCAGCATCCCTTCTCAAAGCAATTCAAGGGTACGGCGTGACGGTTGTTCAATTCGTTCCGTCGATGCTTGCAATATTTATTGAATATCTGCAGTCGCTTGCGGCGCCTGAGCGAGCTCTGGACGGTTTGCGGATTATCTCTACGGTCGGAGAGCCTCTAACACCCGGACTGGCGCGCGCGTGGCTTGCCTTGTATCCCCGGGTTCCCATTCTCAACCACTACGGACCGACCGAGTGCGCGGACGGCGTTACACATCATCTGGTTTCGGTGCCGCCTGCGCCGGCTGACCTTTATGTGCCGATCGGCAAGCCGATTTCTAACCTTGAGGTTTATGTCGTCGACGGATCGCGGCTGTGCAACACGGGAGAGGTCGGCGAAATCTGTGTTAGCGGTGTTGGCGTCGCTGCTGGTTACGTCAATGACGATGTCCGCACCAATGAAGCCTTTGTGCCAAATCTGTTCTCAAACGACCCGTCATTCCGGCGTCTATACAGGACAGGTGATCTCGGGCGCATTCGTTCCGATGGCCTTTTGGAATGTCTCGGTCGAAGGGACCGTCAGGTCAAAATCCGCGGGCACAGAATTGAGCTCGGAGAAATCGAGGCCCGTCTCTCCGCTCATCATTCGGTACGTGGCGCCGTCGCGGTCGCCTCCGCCTGCGCAGGCGTAAAGCTAATGGCGAGGGACATAACCGGGGTCGCGGGGGACACCGGATCGAGACGACTCATCGCGTATGTATCAGCTCCCGCTGAACTGGCGGAAGGCGAGCTTCGGAACTTTCTTGCCGAAGCGCTTCCCACCTACATGCTGCCAGAGAGGATCATCCACGTCGACCGTATTCCGCTGACCAAAAACGGAAAGGTCGATTTTGGAGCATTGCCGGACCCGACCAGTGTTCGCCCTCCATTGCCGACGCCATTCGAGGAACCGCAAACAGGACTCGAAGCCCAGCTGCGTCGAATTTGGTCCGCCGTTCTGCGTATTGAGAACATTGGCGTGAACGATCAATTCATAAGCCTCGGCGGAGATTCGCTCCGGGCAATGCTCATATTGGGCCAGTTACAGACCCAACTCGGAGTGAGAACGGATTTCAGGATGGTGCTGAATGGAACGATCCGATCTCTCGCGGCTTCGATCTCGGGCCGAATCGACTCCAAACCGTGCACAGCCCCGACCTACGGAAAGCTTACGCGCTCGCCTCTGACGCGAGTTCAGGAGCACCTATGGTTTCTCTCGCAGCTCGATCCGTCTGCCAGGAACTACGTCATTCAAGGCGGCCTGCGAATAAGGGGAACCATCGATCTGGCCGCGTTCAATCGCGCCTGGACCGATGTCGTTCATTCCCATCAGGCACTTTCGGCCCGCTTTGTCGACGAGGACGGTCCGGTTCAGCTTTTTGATGCTCCGCAATGCGCACGTCTTGAATTGATTGACGCGTCTCATCTCACGGCGCAGCAAGGTGAGGAGCTGATCGCAGAGTTGCGGCGCACAGAGCTGAACGGAAACTTTGATCTCAGCCAAGGCCGTCTGTTTCGCGCGCGCATGATCCGTTTTGGCTCTGACAACCATCTCATACTGATCACCGCTCACGAAATTATCATCGACGCCTGGTCGATCTCTGTTCTCATCAGGGACCTTCGACAACGGTACGTAGATGCGGCTGCGTTTTTGCCAGAGAACCGCGCATCACTCTCGACCTACGCTCTCTGGGAGAAGCAACACGTTACGCCGGAGACGCTGTCCAACCAACGTAGCTATTGGCGTCGCCAGATTGGTGATTATCCGCCAGTGCTTTCGCTTGGAACGGGCAAAGCTCGGCCGCAGACAAATTCCTACCGCGGCGCCTCGCATGCGGTACTGCTTGGCAGCGACCTCTCCAATCAGGTACGGGAATTTGCGCGCCGACATAGGTGCACCACGTCGACAACACTCCTCGCATGCTTCAAGCTGCTACTGAAGATGTATAGCGGTCAGAACGACATTATCGTTGGCACACCGCACGTCGTACGAGATCAACCTGGCAGCACTGAAATTGTTGGCTTCTTCCTCAATATGCTGCCAATCCGCACCGCGATCGATGTCGACCAGTCGTTTGCGGTTCATGCCTTACGCATCCAGGACTTGGTCAGCGATGCCATCGCAAATTCAGCATATCCATTCGGCTGGATGGTAAGGGATATCCGGCTACATCGCGAGGCCGGACGCTCACCGATCTTCCAGGTCATGTTCAACATGTATTCCGAGGCCGCGGAGCCACTTGGCCAACATGAGTTGGATCTGACATTCCGCGAATTTGACACCGGCTATGTAAAATTCGATCTGACATTGTACGCGCAAGATCAGAACGACGAAATTGCCCTCCAGTTGGCGTATGCCGAGGACATGTTTTCCAGCGATCTGATTGTCCGGATGGTCGACAATCTGCGCTGTCTGATTGCAGCCTGCGTGGAGAAGCCGCTTGCGCCCATTAAAGACCTGAGCTGCCTTAGCGCGTCAGACGTCACTATGCTGGACTCGCTGGAAGGCTCGGCGCAGCCATATGAGGTTGAATGTCCGCTTGTCGAAGCGTTCGATCAGATCAGCGTCTCTAGTTGCAGCCGGGTGGCATATTTTGGTGATTTCGGAGAGATCACATTCGGCCATTTGCGCCAGCGCGTAACAGCTATCAGGTCGTTGCTGCAGGCTTCCGACGTCGGGGCTGGCGATATGGTCGCTATCCTGGTTGATCGGTCGCCTGACGTGGCCGCTGCTTTTCTTGCGGCGCGAGCCTTGCAGTCCATTGTTGTCCCAATATCGCCGGATTATCCGCGTCATCGGATCGAACATATCCTGCGAGATACTCAGGCAAAGCTGTTGGTCCACGCAAATGCCGCTGACCTTGGTTTTGACATGCCGTCGATTTGTCTATTGAACCTAGAAGAGTGCGACGCGCCCGCGTACGATTTTGAGCGCAGCGACAAATCATCCGATCAGGGAATTGCGAGCCTTATATACACGTCGTCCTCGACCGGGAACGCCAAGGGGGTTCTGATACCGGAATCGGCAATTCTCAATCGACTGAACTGGATGTGGCGAAGCTTTCGCTTCAACAGTACCGACGTGATGGTTATCCAGAAGTCCGCATCACTTGTTGCGTCCGCTTGGGAGTACTTTGGGGGGCTTCTAAGAGGTGTGCCCGCGCTGATCCTGACCCAAGAGCAGTTGCTGGATCCAGATCTATTATTGTGCATGTTGGTAAGACATCGCGTGACACACTTATTTGCCTCGCCCCCACTCCTTTCCGGCCTCATTGCTTCCCAGGAACGACACCCGCGACCGACTGCCTTGCGGTTGGTCACAAGCAGCGCCGAACCGATGCCTGCCTCGCTCCCCGTTCGCTGGCGTACGCATTTCCCGGACGTGCCGTTGTGGAACTTCTATGGTGCTACAGAATGTGCGTCGAATGCCGCAATCTACGAAACATCGGATGCCGACAACGGCTCGTCGCTCGTCCCCGTGGGGCGCGCAATCGATAACGTCAAACTCTACGTGCTCGATGCCCAGTTGAAGAGAGTCCCTGTTGGAGCCGCCGGCGAACTCTGCATCGCGGGGCGCTGCGTGAGTGCTGGGTACTGGCGGGATCAAGATCGGACCTGCCGCTGTTTTGTGCCCAATCCGTATGATGACGGACAATACAGCATTCTTTATCGAAGTGGCGATATCGCACGCATCTCAACTGGCGGCCTTCTCGAGATTTGCGGCCGATCGGACAACCAGGTCAAGGTGCGGGGCTTTCGCATCGAGCTAGAGGAGGTCGAAGCGGCCCTTGAGTCTCATCCGGCAATCGCGAAGGCCGCGGTCGTCGCGGACGGCATGGAGGATCATCGTCGCTTGACCGCTAGCGTGGTTCCGGCTCGCGACAGTCTGAGCTCTGGAGATATTGTTACCTACCTGCGCCAAACATTGCCCTCCTATATGATTCCCGCCGCCTTCCGTTTGGTTGACAGTATCCCCGTTACAGCGAACGGAAAGATAGATCGTGCTCGCCTGTCGTCCGTTCCTTACCGCGAGGTCGGGCCCGGCCCATCTGCTGAGCCCCGCACGAGGGAGGAGCATATTCTTGCTGCGATCTGGCAGGATCTATTGGGCGCCAAGCGGGTCGGAATCGATCAAAACTTCTTTGATATCGGCGGAAACTCTCTTCTGAGCGTGCGCTGCGTCACGCTGGCGCGCAAAGCCGGGCTGGCCCTCACTGTCGACCAACTTTATCGAACACCGACCATCAGGGAATTAGCGGCAAACGGCGCGGCGGTTACACCCGATACCTTCCCTACGGGGGGCAGCTCATTGCCAGTCACCCCTGCCATCTCGTCTTGGAACCGTCTCGCCGGCTTCGGTGAGCATTTCAACATCGGCGATCTCTTCTTCTTGCCCCGGGGACTACTGAATATTCAAATTCTCGAGCGTGCCCTTGCCCATGTCATGGATAGGCACGAAGGCCTCAGACTCCGCATTGCCCGAACCGACGATGGTCTACGGCTGACAATTGGACCTTCCGTGGCTGAGCGCCTCGTGGAGCAGATCGATCTTGTCGGAATGACCGGTCTAGAGCAGCGTAAGGCAATCGAGAGCATCTCAGCCAGGCGTCAACATATGTTTCGGTTTGACGGCCAGACGCCTCTTGTTAACGTCACGGCGTTCCGCACCTCGGAAAGCGGCGATTACCATCTGCTCTTCCTTTTGCATCATTTTGTAGCGGACGGGATAGGCTATCGACTGTTCCTGGAAGCAATGGATGCGGCGTATAGCGCCCTTGCCTCGGGCCACGCCGTGACTGGTCCCGAGAACATACAAATGCTCTTCCCATGGTTGAAGCGCCTTGAGCACTACGCGAACAGCGAAGCGCCAGCTGAACTCTCATACTGGGAGGGGATTGACTACCATCAGTTCGATTTACATATCAGCGATACTTCATCGGGGGCTGCGAGCTTTTCGGAAGTGACCGCAAGAGAGCTTCACTATGCGGGCCTTGAGGGTCGCTTGAATGAAGCAGCTTGCCGGTCCCTTTGGGAAGATCAGGCCAAGTACTATCTGGAGATTGACAAGGAAGCGACAGCGCGTCTCCTCAATATTGCGGCCAGATCGGCGCAGTGTCAGGACTTTGATGTGTTCCTTGCCGCCCTATCTGGCGCCATTGGACGCGTTTTCGGCAGCTATTCGCTCTGGATTGATAGCCTCACCTCCACCCGAGGTCGGCTGTTTGATGATCTCGATCCATCTCAGATTATCGGCGTTATCAGCGAGATCGTTCCGCTTCCCTTGGTTCTCACGGGCACGGAGCCCCGGCCCGATCGTGCTCGTTCAATTTACCGCCAGCGCAGTGCCCTGCCGCGCAGCGCAATAGGCTTTCGCGCCATGAAATTCCTGAACCGAGATCCTGCCGTGCGGAGCCGGATCGATCGCCTGCCCTTACCCCGAATTGGATTGAATTATCGAGTGGGTTTGCAGCGCCATTTTCCACGGCACTTCCTAGCCAAGGACCCTTCTCCACTCTGGATCGGCAAAGACATGGATGAAGCAGGCGTGAACTACCTCTTCTGGTTCAGTGTCGGCTATGAAGCCGGCCAGCTACAGATCGAAACGAGATATAATCCAACCCAAGTGGGTTATGAGGCGACCCGCAATCTTTGCACGGTGTTGCGACAGGAGCTGTTACAGACGATCAGCGAATTCTAA
- the queC gene encoding 7-cyano-7-deazaguanine synthase QueC, whose product MTDFTSGAALVLFSGGQDSATCLAWALSRFARVETVGFAYGQRHAIELTCCDQLLNGLKKLRVDWASKLGDKHTLEIPTLAAISKTALTREMAIEIGADGMPNTFVPGRNLIFLTFAAALAYPRRISHIVGGMCEKDHSCAPDCRDVTIRALNSALNHGMLRDFHLHTPLMWLDKAAIWRLASELGGAELVDLIREHSHTCYLGERGARHDWGFGCGECPACAVRAKGWREFSC is encoded by the coding sequence ATGACCGATTTCACATCCGGAGCCGCGCTGGTTTTGTTTTCTGGCGGACAGGATTCCGCTACCTGCCTCGCTTGGGCGCTGTCGCGCTTTGCCCGGGTTGAGACCGTCGGCTTTGCCTATGGCCAACGCCATGCGATCGAGCTGACCTGCTGCGATCAGTTGCTGAACGGACTGAAGAAGCTGCGCGTAGACTGGGCGAGCAAGCTCGGCGACAAGCATACGCTTGAGATCCCCACACTGGCTGCGATATCAAAGACCGCACTGACCCGCGAGATGGCGATCGAGATAGGCGCGGACGGGATGCCCAACACGTTCGTGCCAGGCCGCAATCTGATCTTTTTGACCTTTGCCGCGGCGCTCGCCTACCCGCGCCGGATTTCTCATATCGTTGGCGGCATGTGCGAGAAAGATCATTCCTGCGCCCCCGATTGCCGGGACGTGACCATCCGCGCGCTGAACAGTGCGCTCAACCATGGCATGTTGAGGGACTTTCATCTACACACGCCGCTGATGTGGCTGGACAAGGCGGCGATTTGGCGGCTTGCCTCCGAGCTCGGCGGAGCGGAACTGGTCGACCTGATCCGCGAGCACTCACACACCTGTTATCTCGGCGAACGCGGTGCCCGGCACGACTGGGGGTTTGGCTGCGGTGAATGTCCCGCCTGTGCGGTGCGTGCAAAGGGCTGGCGGGAGTTTTCCTGTTAG
- the queE gene encoding 7-carboxy-7-deazaguanine synthase QueE — protein MLPVNEIFETIQGEACKSGTPTVFLRLQACPVGCPWCDSKHTWVADPAHQVSIAEITAKVEDANTWAMMSPEEMLLAVEGFRARHVVITGGEPAAYDLQPLTTLLIKSGYSVQVETSGTHAIQVHPCTWVTISPKIGMPGGLVVLDEALRRGNEIKHCVGKPADIEKLLALNIPREFMPMIWLQPLSQSRKATKLCIQEATARDWRVSIQTHKFLGVR, from the coding sequence GTGCTGCCGGTCAACGAGATCTTTGAAACTATTCAAGGCGAAGCCTGCAAGAGCGGCACGCCGACCGTGTTCCTGCGGCTACAGGCCTGCCCAGTTGGTTGCCCTTGGTGCGACAGCAAGCATACATGGGTCGCAGATCCAGCACACCAAGTATCGATAGCCGAGATCACGGCCAAGGTCGAGGACGCCAACACCTGGGCTATGATGTCGCCGGAGGAAATGCTGCTCGCCGTAGAGGGGTTTCGGGCTCGGCATGTCGTGATCACGGGTGGCGAGCCCGCAGCGTACGACCTTCAGCCATTGACGACGCTACTTATCAAGTCTGGCTACTCGGTGCAGGTGGAGACATCGGGCACCCATGCCATTCAGGTGCACCCCTGCACGTGGGTAACCATCAGCCCGAAAATTGGCATGCCCGGCGGGCTTGTTGTTTTGGATGAAGCGCTGCGGCGTGGCAACGAGATCAAACATTGCGTGGGCAAGCCTGCTGATATCGAGAAGCTCCTGGCCCTCAACATCCCGCGCGAGTTCATGCCGATGATATGGCTGCAGCCCTTGAGCCAAAGCCGGAAGGCGACGAAGCTTTGCATTCAGGAGGCGACCGCGCGCGACTGGCGTGTCAGCATTCAGACACATAAGTTTCTCGGCGTGCGGTAA
- a CDS encoding ferredoxin--NADP reductase: MSTFNRESVLSVHHWTDNLFSFTTTRDPSFRFRSGEFTEIGLKVDEKPLLRACSLASGQYEDRLEFFAVKVPDGPLTSRLQHLKAGDEILVSCETTGTLVIDNLEHGRNLYLIGTGTGLAPFLSVIKDPETYLRFENVVLLHGCRCVAEFAYGEMITDKLPSDELLGDFVRYQLIYYPTVTRDPFHNRGRITDLIASGKLCTEIELPELDPQHDRVMICGSPALVRDARELLIAKGFVEGNDGEPAQFVVEKAFAERKWSEPRRRVLHES; encoded by the coding sequence ATGAGCACTTTTAACCGGGAGAGCGTGCTGAGCGTTCATCACTGGACCGACAATCTCTTTAGCTTCACCACTACGCGGGATCCGTCGTTTCGCTTCCGTAGCGGCGAATTCACCGAGATCGGACTCAAGGTTGATGAGAAGCCGCTGCTACGTGCCTGCAGCCTGGCCAGCGGCCAGTACGAGGACCGGCTGGAATTCTTCGCGGTCAAGGTGCCGGACGGTCCCTTAACCTCGCGTCTGCAGCATCTGAAGGCGGGGGACGAGATCCTCGTCAGCTGCGAGACAACCGGAACATTGGTCATCGACAATCTCGAGCACGGGCGCAACCTCTATCTGATCGGCACAGGCACAGGACTTGCGCCGTTCCTGAGCGTGATTAAGGACCCTGAGACCTATTTGCGGTTCGAGAATGTCGTGCTGCTGCATGGCTGCCGATGCGTCGCCGAGTTCGCCTATGGCGAGATGATCACCGACAAACTGCCGAGCGACGAATTGCTCGGCGACTTCGTGCGCTACCAGCTGATCTATTACCCAACCGTGACGCGCGATCCCTTCCACAACCGTGGCCGGATCACCGATCTGATTGCGTCAGGCAAGCTGTGTACAGAGATCGAGCTGCCGGAGCTCGATCCGCAGCATGACCGTGTCATGATTTGCGGCAGCCCTGCGCTGGTGCGCGATGCCCGCGAACTGCTGATCGCGAAGGGCTTTGTTGAAGGCAATGACGGTGAGCCCGCGCAATTCGTGGTCGAAAAGGCGTTTGCCGAACGCAAATGGTCTGAGCCTCGGAGAAGGGTTCTGCATGAATCATGA
- a CDS encoding MATE family efflux transporter: MPKNIDLSDPNLSSLILRLAIPSIVGLSINALHQVVNAIFVGALGTQAIAAVSMTFPIVVLLTAVGQGIGVGTASFISRHLGAGEYLEASRGASTALAFTAPIGIMFTAALLLNLRGIFVTLGATPTIMPLALDYAATILFGYTLMLLNIVNGFIVRAEGNTRFSMWTMMTAFILNAALDPVLIFLLDLGVRGAALATLVSQIAAISLYIAYFTKLRGMVLVRISHISLRAARIRQLALIGAPATMTSILSAIASMLLYGAAAPFGDDSIAAVGIAVRLLVIGALPITGFCIGSQAVLGFGWGARDFARVLKAAKFMLSVAFALSVAYSAAVVILARPLVRLFSDSEKVTEIAVSSCIVFHLFFWLFGIQSFVTTMLQSFGRARLSAVVSLARQSYLFIPAVLLFPVIWGFNGLLASQAFAELGAGMIALFVMFNQFAELRRHPTSRAMTS, from the coding sequence ATGCCAAAGAACATCGATCTATCGGACCCCAATCTCTCGAGCCTTATCCTGCGGCTCGCCATTCCATCTATTGTTGGCTTATCGATCAACGCGTTACACCAGGTCGTCAACGCGATCTTTGTTGGCGCACTTGGCACGCAGGCGATCGCAGCCGTCAGCATGACCTTTCCGATCGTGGTCCTGCTCACGGCAGTCGGACAAGGGATTGGCGTTGGAACAGCCTCGTTCATATCTCGTCATCTTGGCGCTGGTGAGTACCTTGAGGCGAGTCGTGGCGCCAGTACTGCACTGGCGTTCACCGCTCCGATCGGCATCATGTTTACCGCCGCTCTGCTTTTAAATCTGCGAGGGATCTTCGTAACGCTGGGAGCCACGCCAACCATCATGCCCCTGGCGCTCGACTATGCGGCGACGATTTTGTTCGGGTATACCCTGATGCTTCTGAACATCGTCAACGGCTTCATCGTCCGAGCCGAAGGCAACACACGATTCAGCATGTGGACGATGATGACCGCCTTCATACTGAACGCCGCGCTTGATCCTGTCCTCATATTCCTGCTGGACCTCGGCGTGCGAGGCGCAGCTTTGGCAACGCTGGTATCTCAGATCGCTGCTATTAGCCTCTATATCGCGTATTTTACAAAGCTCCGCGGGATGGTCCTCGTCAGGATCTCTCACATCTCGTTGCGAGCGGCTCGCATCAGACAGCTCGCGCTCATAGGAGCGCCAGCGACCATGACCAGTATTTTATCCGCCATTGCCTCTATGCTCTTGTACGGAGCTGCTGCCCCGTTCGGCGACGATTCCATCGCGGCAGTGGGAATAGCTGTGCGATTGCTGGTGATCGGCGCACTGCCTATCACCGGCTTCTGCATAGGTTCTCAAGCTGTCCTGGGGTTCGGTTGGGGCGCACGCGACTTTGCTCGGGTATTGAAGGCTGCGAAGTTCATGCTCTCCGTGGCTTTTGCTCTTTCCGTTGCATATTCTGCGGCCGTTGTGATTTTGGCCCGACCTTTGGTCAGGTTGTTCAGCGATAGTGAGAAGGTCACGGAAATCGCCGTCTCAAGCTGCATCGTCTTTCATCTCTTTTTTTGGCTTTTTGGTATTCAGAGCTTCGTGACGACCATGCTTCAGTCGTTCGGGAGGGCACGCCTCAGCGCGGTTGTGTCCTTGGCGAGGCAGAGCTATCTCTTCATACCGGCCGTACTGTTATTCCCGGTCATCTGGGGTTTCAACGGGCTGTTGGCCAGTCAAGCATTCGCTGAGCTGGGCGCCGGAATGATCGCGCTGTTTGTCATGTTCAACCAGTTCGCCGAGCTACGACGGCACCCGACTTCAAGAGCGATGACGAGTTGA
- a CDS encoding 4'-phosphopantetheinyl transferase superfamily protein, with product MAVDRRRHEFAVGRACARAALSELGVPPCPIPSGPHREPLWPPAVVGSITHCPGFCAAAVAFRASYHSIGIDAEIDEALPPGLLAYIAVDEEQSWLTGAPGDIHWDRLLFSAKESIFKAWFPLTGAWLGFQDAMVTFSANDHAFRARLSRPLPHTCGGTRELRGRFMFADGLIFTAVLVQVEDKTTP from the coding sequence ATGGCCGTCGACAGAAGAAGGCATGAGTTTGCGGTCGGACGTGCCTGTGCAAGAGCAGCGTTGTCCGAGTTAGGCGTTCCTCCTTGCCCGATCCCCAGCGGCCCACATCGTGAACCCCTTTGGCCGCCAGCTGTGGTTGGGAGCATAACGCATTGTCCGGGATTCTGCGCAGCAGCTGTCGCCTTCCGCGCGAGCTATCATTCAATTGGAATTGACGCAGAGATCGACGAGGCGCTGCCACCGGGTCTGTTGGCATACATCGCAGTCGACGAAGAGCAATCGTGGCTCACCGGCGCCCCCGGGGACATCCATTGGGATCGGCTGCTCTTCAGCGCCAAGGAGAGCATCTTCAAGGCGTGGTTTCCGCTCACCGGGGCGTGGCTGGGGTTCCAGGACGCTATGGTGACCTTTAGTGCAAATGATCATGCATTCCGGGCTCGCCTTTCTCGTCCCCTACCACATACTTGCGGCGGTACGCGTGAGCTTCGCGGTCGCTTTATGTTCGCGGACGGGCTGATTTTCACTGCCGTCTTGGTTCAAGTCGAGGATAAGACAACGCCCTGA